In Spea bombifrons isolate aSpeBom1 chromosome 5, aSpeBom1.2.pri, whole genome shotgun sequence, the sequence AAAAGTGTGTTCATTCAATTTAACCTCAATTGCAATGGCATTGAACATGATAGCCTTTATCTTGTTTAAGTTATAGACACCgatttttcccccttttctcgCATGTCTTTCAACATATTTACATTCCAGGAAAAGAGACGTATTGCGAAATCTGCCAGCAAAATATACAGATGAGCTCAGCAGAGAGCAGTATTAATATGCTCCGTTCTGGGTACATGTTGATTCATTTCGTAAACTTTCTGCAAGAGAGTCTATTCTCTTATCTAAGGtaagttcattttcatttcatttgacGTGTTCATAACCGAGAACGACAGAGAGAGAACAGATAAAAGGGTGTTAAATTATGCAGATCTGTGATTTTAATTTCTCAAAAgttttaaatgcataaaaatgtttctgttcTGCTGCTTCTATAGCAAAGCTACGCTATCATTGTTTCGGTAACGTCTTGTCTTTTTAGAAGCATGCATTCCGTTTAAAATATCCCTTGTAAGAATTGCTTTTAGAAGCAGGCTGAAGGAGACTCAAGACTTTACTGGTTATCCTTTAATATATAGTGTCTATATGTGGCTAAAATAGCAGATActgatggaaaaaaacatagTGGAGAATACTGGAAAAACtataagaaaatataatgtatacaataaGATGTAATTTAGACCagatttatagaaaaaataatatgcaattatgtttttatagatCTATGTAACATAGTCAGGCTTCATCCCTTCTATAACAGGGAGAAACATATTATACCAAAGATGTGAGAGTTGATGAATATTTTTAGTAACACAGTTCGTTGAATAactgggggtttattcactaaaccaggaaATTGTGTTAAAGTTGTGTTAAACTTACTATAGTTTATAAAGGGCCATCCCTGGCGCATTTCTCACTAAGAATGAATGAGCTGGCACCTACATAATgcataggtaaatcagtgaggtGAGTTTTAAGAAATTGAACTATATACCAACTATTGGCTTTAATAGAGTTTATATTGTTATGCGATTTTAAAAGATGGTGCAGGGACTGTGCAGAACTATCAATACGTTTCCATataatttctattttaaattCTATTTGTAGCGAAATGccccaaaaataaaagtataaatccCAAAAATATGTAGGCCAACCTACGCTGTACATAATTGTGTGGACTCATTGTAAGATTTATGGATTGAAGCACTTTATTATACAGGATGTGAGGTAGTTGATGTAGTAACAGACCTCCACTGGCAAATTGGGCAAACACCCGGTAGCCGGTGGTAGCACACACTTAGATTTACTGCGCCAGGTCTTATCTTTCTCCCCAGTCCAATCTATTTTATGTAATTCTATAAAGTATTAGGGCACAATTGTTTATCCTGTTGCATCGAACTGCATAGACATCTCATGTTATAGGGAGCACAATGGGGTACTTAGTGTTGTGGTAGTGGAAATTATTCCTAAAACATTGTTGCATTGCCTTGCTGTAAGAAGATGAGGAATTGTATGTAAGCAATGTGAGGGGTCAAATTATCCAATCAGAGCAGTCAGTTAACACTGTACTGtctacagggccggcccaaggcaaaatgccgcctggggcgaaatTTAAaattcctccccccccccccttgtacttacctttcagcagtccagcggcgagtctccctgttcggtctcggtgccggcttgtaatgcggAGCGCcggaagaggagagagagaggggcgccgagtgggtactgacaactcggtgcccctttctctctctttcactttaaaaaaaaaaaaagggcttggggcggcgaactgccccactcggctccattgtcgggccggccctgactgtcTATCTGTATATAATGTCTTCGTATTCGACTTGTCTTTCTCtctatttcatattattttgccCACTCTTTGCAGTAGAGTTGTTCTTTCAATTTAcagacttcactatacattatgagggGCAATCACTGTAAAACGTTGCGTTGGATCTATATAATGCACAGTTCAATCAATGCATAAGTCTCgttgatttaattatacattatacagggccatcttAGAGCTTCCTTCAGGAGAAACTCACTCAGGTTGGTAATTTGatattgtatatatagttaATGGACATTTCTGTTTTACTTCCAGATCATGGAGACGAATGATTCAAATCTGATACCTTTGTGTTCAGGTTTCAAAGAAAAGCATAACAGTATTTGCATTTTTGGAACTGGTGATTTTGGACGATCTCTAGGACATAAACTGCTCCAGAATGGATTTTCTGTAATATTTGGAAGTCGAAATCCTCATGCTGCTGCTATGATTCCTAATGGAGTTGAAGTGTTATGTCATGCTgaggcagcgcagaaatgttccATTATCTTCCTGGCGATTCAGAGACACCATTATGATTTTCTCACTGAGATCACTGACGTTTTACAAGGGAAAATCTTAGTGGATGTCAGCAACAACCTGAAAATCAACCAATATCCGGAGTCAAATGCAGAATACCTTGCGGGAATTGTACCTGGAGCTATAGTAGTAAAAGCATTCAACACTGTTTCTGCATGGGCTCTGCAGTCAGGCACTTTGGATGCAAACAGACAGGTAAATTAATCAAGGTGAATACTAGCATCACATAGAACAATGCAGAGATTGCATCTAATTGCagagctatttttttctttgtttcatgtTATTGTGTTGAATTAGAAAGTTATGTGTTTgtgccttcccagaagagtggaagctgttgtagctgcaaagggggaccaacttgaTATtgatgtctatatatttagaattttatGTCATAAGAGTCCCAGTTGGTGTAATgggcaggtgtcccaatacttttgtccatatagtgtatttatcCACAGTGTTCACCCTACTGTCATGCATGCAGACTTTAATGCTAGGTGAGTGTGTATTCTTTCCATTTATTAGTGAAACTATACAAAAGTTATTCATTATGTGTAACTAGGGaccaataatgtattttgtagGCTCACCGCTCTGGCCAAGACCACGACTCCTGATCCTTTCCCCcaaatatatgatttatgtCAGGTTCTCTGTGGCTCTGGACAATAGAGGGAGCAGAgatctgtgttttgtttgtcaGGAATCTTTTAGCTTGCTCTCTGCACAGTGAGGGGTGAGCCTAGCACCAAAACTCTTTTTACTAGAACACATGCAAATACTAACATGTATACTTACTCTTTCACctacttactctaacaccatacactaaaatacatacacacactatctccCTGCCTACTATCCCTCGCACCACTAAGCATAGGCTCACATCTGACACCCCATAAAATGGCACACACTCACGTtaaaaccatacactaacattgAACCACATACATACTATAACCAAATACTAGCACAAGTATAATcatgctaacagcatacactaacacacatcgcCATATAgcagcacacacactcactcctactccaccacacacttacacattcactcacacactcactcaaactctatacacttacacatgcgtACACACTCCACCATATacttgcacacatacacatacacactctctcattTATCCATGAAGTTCCCTCCGCTTGTATTTTCTTTCCTCTCCCTCTTACTTTGAATGGCGCCCCTTGTCTTCGCTGCGGCTCACACTCTCTGACAAACTGCAGCCACTACTGCTAGGCACTTGATCTACTACCGGGGCACCTGGATGCCATGCACGTACCCACAACAATCTGCCTTAATGCACCACATTGCAGCAACAGGAGAGAGCAAGTATTAAAGAGCACAGACCTCTGCAGTCAGCTTCAGGAAAGCCGCCTTCTCCTCCTACTTGGCTGGTTTAGTTTTGTTTCAGTATACCTAGCCTGTGAGATTAGTTGGCTGACATGTTAGTGTAAACAGGGTACACAAGACATGTTTGTTAGCTTAGTGTAACCAGTGCCACATTGCTTTTTAGCAAAACCCTTCGAGCCGCCTTCCTTCTTCTGACCTGTGGGATAGGACATCACGGGGCTGGTTGGGGAAATCATTAATCTCTCTTATCGGCCCACTGAGCAGTGACAATACAGGAAGCCCGATCATCCACTAGggcctagttggcctaggctaGAATTCACCACTAACTTTAGCAAAACTTTATGCAAATTTGCACAACCTATCACAGGGAAAAAATGTGTCCCCGACTCCAGCACTCAAAGGGATAATTTTAAGACTGAGTATCAACTTCACTTTTTCAAGTCAAAGGCAAATGAATACTACTCACTTCATGTGTAACACAACACATTTTATAGATTTGGAAACATGAAGACAATAGGCAATGTGGAATCATAATCTGAAAACCACGTTTCTCATTTGCATCTCAGGTTTTTGTGTGCTCGAATGACAGCAAAGCAAAGTATGCAGTCATGGATATTGTACGAGGTATTGGACTGACGCCACAAGATCATGGATCCCTCATGGCCTCTAAGGAAGTAGAAAACTATCCTCTGCAGCTGTTCCCAATGTGGAGAATTCCCATCTACATCTGTGGAGGACTGACTGTTTTTGTATTCCTTTACTGTGTTTTACGTAGTGTGGTCTATCCCGCTATCAATGATAAAAAAGACTTGTCATATTACATTGTTGTTTCCATCCCAAACATGGTCTTTCCCATTGTCTCACTAATTTTATTTGCATTGGTTTACCTTCCTGGAGTGTTTGCTGCCGTTCTCCAGCTATACAGAGGAACAAAGTACAGACGTTTTCCTAACTGGCTTGACCAATGGATGTTATGTCGCAAACAGCTTGGGCTGGTAGCCCTGGCATATGCATTTCTCCATGCTATATATACCCTCATTATCCCAATTCGGTACTCTGTAAGACATAGGATCAGCAGCTTGACCATTGCACAGGTACAGTATATCCTCTTTAAATGGTAGGTAGTCATTGAAGTAGTCCAGTAATCAGGAAGTCTTTTAAGCACACAGCCTATTCAAATGTTATGTCCATATCTTGGTGCTTAGAACAGAACATTTATCATATATTCCTATATATTCCTGATTAGAGGGAATATGTTTAACACTTCCAATGCCAAGTATATATATGCACTGGATAAAACAAgtttaaaataatactaaataaacaatatataggttTCTTTATAGATTTGAAAAAGGAGTGGTATCTATTATCCCAaacaatatttatacaaaaaaacaaaacctggtTGTATTTCATAGTCTAAAAAGTAACTGCTAAACAAAGCATTAATTGTGTCTCTTCTTGCAGCAAGATTTGGCAAGCTAATGTTCAGTTTactaaataatatgtttatttaatattccATTCTTTGCAGTCCAGATAATCTCATCAATCTAAAAGGATTTTattgaatgtatttatatttcctatttatttacatatacagataCAAACCAACCAAACCAAGGAATTTATCCACAGCTCTGCTTGGAGGTCTGATTTATATTTGGCTTTCGGAATTCTTGGATTCTTCTTCTTTGTTATTTTGGGAATAACTTCATTACCCTCTGTCAGCAACTCAGTCAACTGGAGGGAATTTCGATTTGTTCAGGTATGTATTACAAAAGTGTTTCCTCAAAGAAAGAATTAGCAGTGCACATTGTAGCAtgcaaattatgtattttttttgtactgtgtTTCAGTCAAAACTTGGGTATCTCGCATTGGTGCTGTGTACAGCGCATGCTCTAATCTTCGGTTGGAATAGATTCCTGAATTTTTCTCACTACAGGTGGTACATGCCACCTCCTTACACCTTGTCTCTTGTTGTTCCTTGCGTTGTGCTCATCTTGAAGTTCATATTGATAACTCCCTGCTTGGATAAAAGAATTACAAAGATCCGTCAAGGATGGGAAAAACCTTCCAAAGCTCCGAAACAAACAAAGTATGAAAATAGTCATATCACAATATAGGATGGAATATAGGATGGAATTACAGATGGAATATGTTGTTTGAACTGAGCATTTTATCAAATTATTACCagttattgatttattaaaaaagagcagtgattaataaatgaattgtCTTTTGTTCACTGTGTAAAACAATGTGTACAGTAGAAATTCTGTGGTGGTAAAAGATGGGAATGGCCTATATTGTACAGAATATGTCTATATTGTCACTGAAAAACATGAATGTCTCGTATACTTCCATCAACATGCTAGTCACAGATCAAGCAAATTTAGTTTTAGAAAAATGGTTTGACAGCAGAACTTTTCATTCAATTTCAATAGAGCTCTGATCAGAGGCTTTATAGAGGAGCAATATCAATTTGGAATTTTAGCGGATCACAACAGGTTCGCTATCTGCCCAAGAGTTCCCGGAAATTCCTGCTGTCCTCCGGTCGGGTATAGGTAGCGGTGGCAGCTTTCAGCAATCCCAATGCCGCCAGCAAGGAGAGGGGACACGCAGATATAACTTCTACACCTCCCAGGAACAGAGTGAGCCCTCTCGGCTCCATCAGGCAGGGGCAGGGTGAGATGTGAAAGAGGGGTGTAAATGGTACCTTCACAATAACATAATTCCTTGAACATTTATATAGTCTGCAGAATAAATGTTACTGTTCTCTCTAGTCTTCTTTTGCTAACAAATGTAATAATGCAAATGTACTTCAACCAAAAATAAAGACTTGCAACATGCGTgacttattttttaaccccttaaggacaatgggcagtccctaaacctattgaaaacaatgcccattgtcattaaggggttaatcattcaTGCTTTCATGGTACTATTTGCCTTTATTGAAGtaaacttaaaatataataatatttcctgTACTAATGAGATAGAAATGGTTGCCAATTTGTACAAATATGTTGTTGTATTTACTAAGGCACAGATCAAATAGCCATCAGCGACATTCACAAAAActagaaacaaatataaacGCATTTATACCGTTTGATTATTACCTGTTCAAATCCAAAGCGATGCTGTATAGAAAACGTTTCAGAGGTCACGATAACATTACACGTTTTAATTTAACAAGGATCTGAGCTTCCTCTCCAATCTCGTTCTGTTTCTTGTTCCTTGCTGTGTTGTAACTACGTGCAAAACAATGTGGGGTTGTGAGAAAAGAATAGAGGAAAGCAGCTTaattatatttgtttcattCCTTTCTCACACGGTTTGGTGTTGCTGGAGATAGATTTCTTGCTACATTATGCAATTAATGACCGAtatcgggggaaaaaaaatattcgaaaaaaaaatcaatccccGTTTACAAGATCAAGTGCCTTAAAGTGATTGTCTTAAATAGAtgctataaaaattatattttaaaatcatgcTATTAATATACTAACATGCATATCATAAAATCTATATAATCCATGAAGATTATATGATTGTCATTAATTTTCATTTGAtggtattgtgtttttttttttttttatctgtcacAGTATatctgtgcacaaaaaggcCAGGAAAGCACTGTCCAAGCTATGATTAAAATGactaaaagaaaatatggtGATAAGGAAGGAGCCATCACTGGGGCAGATAATTCAAAGCATTATGGCATGGCAGGGAGAGAGTCGTAGGCTTTCTTTGGGCCAGAAAATTAattaagagagtgtcacagtTCTGGGAAAGAAGGCAAGTGGACTTCTGAAATTGGTTTCTGAGGGTTTTTTTggattatattatgttttgagGGATAGGAAAGGGATTGTAGAAAATCCAAAAATGCTGTAGGAGAAAAGAGAGTTAATGATATGGGAGAGAATGTATAAAGAAATCTTCGAGTGGGACAGAGAAtgctaaaaagaagaaaaaaagagctgGGGTAAATTCGTTTGGAGGAAAAGGTAAGGTAAAAGCGCTGAAGTAGATAGGGTAAAAAGGGGTTTTACAAAAATTGGATGAATGGTaaaaacaaattgtactttTAATGCAGATGATTTGGCCAGCAAAACATACCCTGCAGCTTGATCCAGGGTACATTTAATAGCTTGGGATGCTGTGTCATGTATTTCTTTGGGCTGGATTTTTTCTCATTCCGTTGAAAATACGTAAATATCTTTACACAACAATTGTccagaaacttttttttcaaaaagtcaATACTAAAAGAGTTAgacaattattatataatatatccaAAGTGACAGAATAATTTGCTAGGCCCGTTTGCCCTTAGGGTGAGGACGGGAGCTTTCCCACTATCCCTCATACTTCTGGTCTCTGCAGGTCCAGGATAATGTTATCCATTTACCTGGTTTTAAATCGGGACAGTTTTAaaaggacatagcatttgtaTTCTAAAAggggataaagagaaaaattatTAGAGAGATAATTAGAATGGAGGATGAGAGAATGTTTTGAAAGTATTATAGCAAGTGTGTCTAGATGttgatgttagcatgagtgtctgtgtgtttatgttagagtgagtgcctgtgtgtgtaagcatatgtTAGCgagagtgtctgggtatgttagtggaAGTGTCTGGTAGTATGAGTGTCTGCAGGTGTGTTAGGGTGAGTGTCTGCGGGTGTTTTAgggtgagtgtctgtgtgtgtaagcagatgttagtgtctgggtatgttagtggaAGTGTCTAGTAGTATGAGTGTCTGCgggtgtgtctggatgtgttaATCTGAGcttctgggtatgtgtgttagtatgttggtATAAGTGTCTGGGTGTTTTAGTACGTGTCTctgcatgttagtgtgagtattcCTCCTACTCTGTAGCAAGTCACTCTAATGTCATGACATCACCTTGATATTGTGAGATACAGGCCATGAAAAGAAGGCTAAGCTAGTAGTTTCCAGTAGAAACTGCTTCAAGACAGGAAAAAGGGTCTGAGCAGGGGTAGAAATCTGGTAGCTGTGGAGGGGGCCTTTAGTTGATGGCAAAGCAGGAGGCATAAGTGAGTGTGTATGGGTAAATGATAgttagtatatatgtatgggtAAGGGAGAaggagtgtgtatatgtatgggtattttttttataccagcACCTCattttttgcagtaaaaaaaagcactgtgtaaaacatttttcaaattgatgGATGTCAATCAGGAAGTTGTGTCATACACACTgtagataaatgaaatattgccaaaatattaaatagtttgTGCATTGTGACTTCCACTTTTAAGGAACaatgttattttcattattgGATACATGGCCTTGGGTGATATATGTTCGCAGACACCAGCTAACATGGGGGCAGGTGGGACACAGGAACATCCTTGTAAAGTAAGCAGGAAAATCTTGACGCCACTACTTTCCAAGTCCTCCAGCAGCATTAAAAACAGTGACACAGTCATGAACTCACATCATGCTAACATACTCTGACCAAAACATCTGAAAAATCAAAAGTTCTTCCACCAGTGATATTTTTAACTGGCAGTCTAAATAGAAAACATCTGTTCATATTATATGGATTGGCACTCAGccgataaaaaaaatgcagagttTCTCAAGCGTTCAAAAACATGAGCCTTGTTTTGCAAGTTTAAGCAGAAGGAaggtcagtaaaaaaaaaaagtcacccttttttaacaaaatgttgtATATAGCAGTTACAGTGAGTTGTCATTTGTGAAGTTTTTGGGCTGTTGATTAAATTATATGATCCGTGTAACGCTGAACAGCTATTTGGGTGATAAATGTGAAATCTCTCAATTTGCATGAAaagtaatcattttttaaaataaattatgataaAGCAGGTAATCAGGGACAGTTCTTAGTCCCAATCCATCCACTGAATTACCTTAGTCACATCCAAATATGCTGGATTAATATGAATAAAGCAGTCACAGTGAAATGAATGGATCCCCTGCCTGCTCTGCTCTTGGATATGTTCTCTTCATTActagtttgattttttttttctttgaaagatgcagcacagcTATTGGACAAGCCTTCAGCATGAtgtgacaggagtgagctgattggacaaaggaagatcagctcactcaatgtCCCTCCTCTTAGTGCAGGCAAAGTGGCGAGGTTCTCCTactcttagtgtagttaaaatggttTCCGTGTCAACGGAACAAATGAATGAACGAAGATTTTCATATTGCCCACTTTCATTTTTCGTTTCTTTCatccaatatgcattttttcGTTCTTTGGATGAATGGGCGAAAcaaatgcgcaagtctagtgGACAATAAATGTTTCTTGTGTTAAAAGGAAGAGTGTGTTCACTAACACTgcctttaggctaggtttccacttggggttttttttgcaaaaacgcccataataacgccaattcatccacacggcgttttattagtgaaaaaacgctgcggccagatgttagctgttcttcaataggaaatcgcacaatgccatatccacttggcgtttttctgtttggcgttttttcagtcctctttggcgttttactgcttttttgggctctgtggcagtttttcaaaatcaaagATTGTACTTTTTTACACAAGATtgcttaataaacaaacagagaATTGattcggtaaaaaaaaaagaggagtgtGTTCAGGGAAGATACATAGGAAACTCAGTATAAACAAAATTCTGGTGCAAATAGTGGGAACATTTCATTACTTGCTACGACAACGTTCCACTTTTAGCATTTTGCAGTGGAATCGCtccttatatttaatattttctcacCTACCCACATTTAATAACATGATTATTACATGGTGTACAGGGTTATGAATATTCCTGgtgttttagctaaaaaaataacCCATATAGCATTTCAATAAATAACCAAGTAAAGTAATTATATTTGTCAATGGTTTTCATTAAGTTATATCTCGTAGTTGAGCCTCAAATATGTACTTTTACATTACGGATAATATTACTTAATATACCATCCTTTCAATGAAACTTCAAATCCGCTCATaggaaaatattatatactgtatgtatcaaCTAGTAAACTAAAGTACACATTAGGAAATTTCAAGTCTGGAATAGGATAAATCAGCAAATACTTCAGATGATCAAGTGTTTTAAAGGCTCATTTATATTTTCCAGATGTTAGAAGCCCCAGACCCCCACTGCTTTTCAAGAAAACCAATATCAATGAAATTAACATTTGAGTTGTTTTCAGTTCCAGACTATGTGTATATAAGCTTACATTAAAACAGTTTTGATATTTAAAGTCCTTGATGTGAAATCTTAAATATTTACCTTACAGTGTTGTTGAGTattgttttgcatttatttttacaacgTTTTAGTATTATGCTGATAGGATGTTGCAATTATCTACCAAATTTGaagcaaagtaaaacttccttacaaaGTTTCTAAGAGGTGAACATgcaaatgtttgtatgtttgtagcAGGGCAGCCACACAAGTGAATAATCAGTGAATAAATTAATCATATTATAGGACCTATGTGCAGACTGACTGAGGGAAACGAAGGTATGGCGGGAGACACCCAACAAAAGCAGTGAGGCTAGGAAAGGTATGGCCTTGGCAAGGAGACCTAAATATTAATGAGCCTCTTTacgcattatttatttatgataatATTGTAAGACTTGTTAGACTTGTCTTTGCCCTCTCCAAATTGTGTTCCAATCATTCACAGAGATGgaaattaaaagaagaaaatagtctttaaaaccccttaatgacaaagcccgtacatgtatgggctcaaaatgcattgttttcaattggattagggactgcccattgtccttaaggggttaactgttATCAGAAGAGAACATGCACGATGGTTAGTCAAAGCAGTCCATGGCAGTTCATtacaattgcaaaacaaagtaTTTATACAATTCTTAAGTAGACACAATCCTATGTGGTTGTtaccaaataaaaagaagaatctGTGTGCTTCAACTAAAA encodes:
- the LOC128496725 gene encoding metalloreductase STEAP4-like, with the translated sequence METNDSNLIPLCSGFKEKHNSICIFGTGDFGRSLGHKLLQNGFSVIFGSRNPHAAAMIPNGVEVLCHAEAAQKCSIIFLAIQRHHYDFLTEITDVLQGKILVDVSNNLKINQYPESNAEYLAGIVPGAIVVKAFNTVSAWALQSGTLDANRQVFVCSNDSKAKYAVMDIVRGIGLTPQDHGSLMASKEVENYPLQLFPMWRIPIYICGGLTVFVFLYCVLRSVVYPAINDKKDLSYYIVVSIPNMVFPIVSLILFALVYLPGVFAAVLQLYRGTKYRRFPNWLDQWMLCRKQLGLVALAYAFLHAIYTLIIPIRYSVRHRISSLTIAQIQTNQTKEFIHSSAWRSDLYLAFGILGFFFFVILGITSLPSVSNSVNWREFRFVQSKLGYLALVLCTAHALIFGWNRFLNFSHYRWYMPPPYTLSLVVPCVVLILKFILITPCLDKRITKIRQGWEKPSKAPKQTKYENSHITI